GTATAAAATTTACAGGGAgagttgagtttatttttgtgaatgTGGAAAATTGGGACAACAAGAGTTACATAACAGATATTGGTGTATATAACATGCCATCATACATACTTAGAACTCCCGAAGGAATTTACAGGTATGGAAACCACACAGGTGAATTTATATCCCTTCAGGCCATGGACTCATTTTTGCGCTCATTGCAGCCGGAAGTAAATGATCTGTTTGTTCTGAGCTTGGTTCTCGTCAATCTTATGGCTTGGATGGATTTGTTCATTACACAAGGAGCTACCATAAAGCGGTTTGTGGTTCTCATAAGCACGCTGGGGACATACAACTCGCTGCTGATCATCTCCTGGCTGCCCGTGCTGGGCTTCCTGCAGCTGCCCTACTTGGACAGCTTTTACGAGTACAGCCTCAAGTTGCTGAGGTACTCCAACACCACCACGCTGGCCTCGTGGGTGAGGGCCGACTGGATCTTCTACTCCTCGCACCCGGCGCTCTTCCTCGGCACCTACCTTGGACACGGCTTGCTCATCGACTACTTCGAGAAGAAGAGGCGACGAAGCAACGCAGACGAGGTCAACGCCAACAACTTGGAGTGGTTGTCCAGCCTGTGGGACTGGTACACCAGCTGCCTCTTCCACCCCATCGCCTCTTTGCAGCACTTCCCTGTGGACTCGGACTGGGATGAGGACCCAGACCTGTTCCTGGAGCGTCTGGCCTTCCCTGACCTCTGGCTGCACCCTCTGATTCCCACCGACTACATCAAGAGCTTGCCCATGTGGCGGTTTACCTGCCTCGGGGCGCGCTCCGAGGAGGACCTGTCGGAGGGGTCCCAGGACACGGAGAACGACTCGGACGGTGAGGGCACGGACTCGGGAAGCCCAGAGCAGGGAACCCTGGAGGGTGCACAGAGCAACCACCCCGGCGGGGCCTGTGCAGGGGCCTGCGAGGCCTGCGGGACCAGCCCTCGCACGCCGGGTGCCGAGGACTCACAGCCCGAGGACGCGCAGCCGGACTGGGGCGCCTGGCCGGCTGCTGTGCTCCGCAGCACCGAGTGCGTGGTCTGCCTGGAGAACTTCGAGCGCGGCTGTCTGCTGGCAGGGTTGCCCTGCGGCCACGCCTTCCACCAGGGCTGCATCCTGATGTGGCTGGCCGGCGGCCGGCACTGCTGCCCCGTGTGCCGCTGGCCCTCCTACAAGAAGAAGCCGCCCCGCGCTCCACGCCCGCCCGCGCCCCACTGGGCCCCGGCCTAGCTGCCCCCGCGATCTGCTGGTCACGCGTCCCTGTGGCTTGGTGCAGTCTGGTATCCTGCAACGCCGCCCTCGGTGACGGTTTGCTTGGTTGCCTTGCGTGTCAGTTGAATGCATACTTAATTGTAAAGACTTACTTACCACCTTGGAAACTCAGAAGTTCGTGTTTTTTTGTAAGCACAAaagaatatgataaaaatttatCCTAGCAAGATACCAGGTAGGGTCAGTTCTAATGGAATCGAGCCGGTTTCTTTCCTAATGTTTCCTCCCTTTTTACAATCTCTGTCCACACCTCTTGGTTAAATAATGTATGCTCTGAGACATGAAATTAAAACAGacctacaaaataaattattttaaaaccagaAGATTGCAGGTTTTCCAATGTTAAGTTGTTTTTGATGAGGTGGCCGGTTTCTGTAGGTATTTTGTCAAACGTGACTCCGTGGGGAAAAAGGTAGAAATTGTGTTGCTGACACTGGCCAGAGGGGGTGTCAGCCCCCCTTCAGCTTGGTTAGCTATGGAGGGAAGGGGCTTCATTTCATGGAGGGCTGCTTTATAAGGATTAAGTGATTTATTACCACTTAGCATATTCGTCTTAAGAAAATGAGCTACAGCGTATTCACACAAAAAGTACTTTGTTATaactgactttttattttgaaaaattttaagagtaaAGTTGAAATCATTGTATGATAAGCAtccatttctctttgtctaattcacCATTTCACATTTCTTACATTTGCTTCATCAATTCTATGTATAGGTGAatgttttttatatcatttttgtttGTCTGCTGGtccttttagaaataaatgtgaGTCATCATGATGCCTCACTCCTAAATGCTTACCACCTACCTCCTGAGCAAGGGCATTCCTGGCATCCCTGCAGGATACCTAGTGTATGATCCACACACCCCAGCTGCTCCCGGAGGTTTTTACATAGaattcttgctttgtttttgttgtgaaCTTGGAGGTTGACATTCTCCTTTTGTCCCATCCTCTGTGCCCTTCTTTTTAACAGGACTTGGGTGgagcccaggacctcatgcaGTCTAGGCAAACACTCAtaccgagccacaacccccggTCATCCTTTCCTGATACCACTCTTTTTGGAGCGTGTAAAGGCAGTGACAGAATGCTCTGcattctggttttgtttgtttctgtcaCAGTGTGATGTGGATCAAGGAGTGCTGTCTGGGTGATGTGTACTTCCCATGTGCACAATACCAGAATGCTCATGACATTATTTGGTTACACTGCTGGTGCTAAGGTAGTTAAAGTGACATCCGCCTCCTCTTTCCACGTGAGATGTGTCTTCTGAAAAGGAACGCATGGCCACCTGAACATCCTGCTCTCTGTCTAGTGGCTTTAACACCCACTGGTGATAATCAGTTGTTAGGCATCACGATGGGGATTTTCTAATCCATCCGTCACTACACACACGAGCTGGTATTCTTTTGTGAAGAGCTTTTCATTGTTCTTCTATACGTTGAATATTGTGGACCTAcccaattctttttatattctgtgttAGGActcattattctttttgatacTCCAGTGACACCACACTTGGCTACAGCGGCTTCCACTCTGGTCTTAGTCCATTTGATAGGTTCCCTTCGGTCTTGAAGTACTTCCTGGCTTTTTACTTCAGATGTCTCAGACTCACTTTGTATTTTTCTGGCTCTTTTCTTCAAAGTACCAGAGTCTCATGGTTGGCTTTTGGATCCTTAATTGACTGCTGCCCAAAatggtaagaaaataaaatctcattctGAATTGCCTCTAGGATACTAACGTTTTCTTCTTGCATGATACATTGGGCTTTATCTTCAAATACAAAGGGAAAAACAGATGCCCCTTGACTTTCAATGGAATAATGTCCCAATCACCAAGCCCgtcataaattgaaaatactgTATGTGGCAGACGCACTGAACACACTAACCTACCAGATGCCATGGCTACATGGCACCTGTGGACTGTCAGTGGCTCTCCCTGGGGCTCCTGTGGCTGGCAGTTCCAGCTTACTGTGGATGCTCAGCATTGCCAGGATATCATGCTGCGTGTCACCAGCCTGGGAGGAGAGAAGAATTAGAGTGCATCTCCTGTCCTGCCAAAGCATATCTGTGGCACCATTGTAAAGTCAAAATATTGAAGGTCAACCTGTCAGGATCCATCTGTAGTAAGTTCCAGCAGTTATACGTGGTGTTTCCCAGGGTGCTGCCTTGAGCCACAGCAGACAGCTCCCCAGTGGCCAGCAGAGGCCATCCCAGCATCCAGTTTTTGTATTCACCCCTCTGCTGGACAGCTCCCTCCAGATGCCTGTTGGTACTACAGCTTTCCACTCTTGCCACGCCCGGTCCTCCTGTGTGCATGTTCACACTCGCGTGTGAACATCAGAGATCAGGAGGGGCTGGTTCAGAGCTGGGCCAGGATAGTGCAAGGGAAAGCCAGCTTCAGACTGAAGGGACACATCAGGTATCCTGTGTGCTGGTTGCCATGGAGTTGGTTATGAAATGGATACAAAGCGTGGGAGCTTTTGTCAGATTTTTCTCAACCTTCAGGGAACTGAAGGTTGACAGTCTCTAAACTGTTTGAAAAGGAGGTTTGAAAACAAAAGCCTCCCTAGGAATCAGTTCTAACTTCCCTTTTGCTGTCTGAACTCTACGACTTTGTTTTGTGAAAGGACTTCACAAAACTCCAAATAAGTTACCCCACAAATATGTTACCAGAACCTGCTTTCCAGCAAACACATGCTCACAAAACATCCCCAACTGAAGAGCTCATGGAATGTGTACCAGCAGTGACACTGACTAAACGTGCCCACACAAAGGTCACTTTTATATTGTACAACTGACCACAAAGCTGGTGAGGTGCATTGGGCACTTCTACAGGGAATCAgggagctgggcctggtggtgcactgtaaccctagtgactcaggaggctgaggcaggaggagcacaggttcaaggccagctgggtAAGTAGCAAGGCCTGCTCTCAAAAGACAAAGTGCTGGGGTGCAGCTTATGATAAAtggccccttggttcaatccccagtactggaggaAAAAATTAAGGAAGGATGTCTCTGCTTCTCAACTCCCAAAATGAGTTTTCCAGAAAATAGGAAATTTCCCCTTTGTCAAGATTAGTGACTCCCCTCTCAAAGTTAGTAATTAATCTCGCTGTCAGGCTGGTCTGGGTCTGAGTCTCGCCCTCTGACCCTCCGTCAGGGCTGGTGCTGTCACGAGACAGCTGCGTGGCACGAGGTCGAGGTGCCAGGTCTGGTTCTCTGGCTCCCTTTCTTTCTTAGGATTACTGGCCGGCCTTGGCTATGGCCAGCCCCTTCCCCACTCCACAGCTTGTGTGTAGCTCCTGTCCTCTAGACGGGAAGTCAGGTCACAGCTCATTCGGGTGCTCTGCGTTCACTTGGGCGTCCTGTGTCCTGTGTCCACACCTGTTTTCAACATGCCGGAAATAGGAGCATCTGAGGGCCAGGAATGCG
The sequence above is a segment of the Marmota flaviventris isolate mMarFla1 chromosome 14, mMarFla1.hap1, whole genome shotgun sequence genome. Coding sequences within it:
- the Rnf103 gene encoding E3 ubiquitin-protein ligase RNF103 isoform X1; amino-acid sequence: MWLKLFFLLLYFLVLFVLARFFEAIVWYETGIFATQLVDPVALSFRKLKTILECRGLGYSGLPEKKDVRELVEKSGDLMEGELYSALKEEEASESVSSTNFSGEMHFYELVEDTKDGIWLVQVIANDRSPLVGKIHWEKMVKKVSRFGIRTGTFNCSSDPRYCRRRGWVRSTLIMSVPQTSTSKGKVMLKEYSGHKIEVEHIFKWITAHAASRIKTIYNADHLKEEWNKSDQYWVKIYLFANLDQPPAFFSALSIKFTGRVEFIFVNVENWDNKSYITDIGVYNMPSYILRTPEGIYRYGNHTGEFISLQAMDSFLRSLQPEVNDLFVLSLVLVNLMAWMDLFITQGATIKRFVVLISTLGTYNSLLIISWLPVLGFLQLPYLDSFYEYSLKLLRYSNTTTLASWVRADWIFYSSHPALFLGTYLGHGLLIDYFEKKRRRSNADEVNANNLEWLSSLWDWYTSCLFHPIASLQHFPVDSDWDEDPDLFLERLAFPDLWLHPLIPTDYIKSLPMWRFTCLGARSEEDLSEGSQDTENDSDGEGTDSGSPEQGTLEGAQSNHPGGACAGACEACGTSPRTPGAEDSQPEDAQPDWGAWPAAVLRSTECVVCLENFERGCLLAGLPCGHAFHQGCILMWLAGGRHCCPVCRWPSYKKKPPRAPRPPAPHWAPA